In Zingiber officinale cultivar Zhangliang chromosome 1A, Zo_v1.1, whole genome shotgun sequence, a genomic segment contains:
- the LOC122004295 gene encoding NRR repressor homolog 1-like — protein sequence MEEESCNKDTRGKRAAVDDGDSDMEKFYALMENIKAARDSLRGRHNCSKRAKAKASLPRLPAWQPKFELEDFADVEASGSAGRQRSQQEEGDGKEKEEEEEENRRGEQKRSLDLRLSLSNYN from the coding sequence ATGGAGGAAGAAAGCTGCAACAAGGACACGAGGGGAAAGAGAGCAGCGGTGGACGATGGGGATTCAGACATGGAGAAGTTCTACGCTTTGATGGAGAACATCAAAGCGGCCAGAGACTCGTTGAGGGGGAGACATAATTGCAGTAAGAGGGCCAAAGCGAAGGCATCCCTGCCGCGACTGCCGGCCTGGCAGCCAAAGTTTGAGTTGGAGGACTTTGCGGACGTAGAGGCCAGCGGCAGCGCGGGGAGGCAGCGGAGCCAGCAAGAAGAGGGAGATGggaaagagaaagaggaggaggaggaggagaacagaAGAGGAGAACAGAAGAGGAGTTTGGATCTCCGCCTCTCTCTCTCTAATTATAATTGA